A stretch of Bradyrhizobium diazoefficiens DNA encodes these proteins:
- a CDS encoding outer membrane protein assembly factor BamD, whose protein sequence is MSAQRMTRGYLLVSPKAPVGSRRLLQAATLLLLALPLAGCGTGALWDKFTAKDDTFVEEPADKIYNEGLFLMNEKKDMKAANKKFEEVDRQHPYSDWARKSLLMSAYASYQGGDYDGCIGAATRYVTLHPGSPDAAYAQYLIAASHYDQIPDVSRDQARTEKAIASLEEVVRKYPTSEYATSAKAKIEGARDQLAGKEMNVGRYYMQKKDYTAAINRYKAVVTQYQTTRHVEEALYRLTEAYTAIGIVGEAQTAAAVLGHNFPDSRWYKDAYNLVKSGGLEPSENQGSWMSRAFKKIGL, encoded by the coding sequence ATGTCGGCACAGCGTATGACGCGCGGATATCTCTTGGTTTCGCCAAAGGCTCCGGTCGGGAGCCGCCGGCTGCTCCAGGCGGCAACCCTGTTGCTGCTCGCGCTGCCGCTGGCCGGCTGCGGCACCGGCGCGCTCTGGGACAAGTTCACCGCCAAGGACGACACCTTCGTCGAGGAGCCCGCCGACAAGATCTACAATGAGGGCCTGTTCCTCATGAACGAAAAGAAGGACATGAAGGCGGCGAACAAGAAGTTCGAAGAGGTCGACCGCCAGCATCCCTATTCCGATTGGGCGCGCAAATCGCTGCTGATGTCGGCCTACGCGTCCTACCAGGGCGGTGACTATGACGGTTGCATCGGCGCTGCGACCCGCTACGTCACCCTGCATCCCGGCAGCCCGGACGCCGCCTACGCGCAATATCTGATCGCCGCCTCGCACTACGACCAGATCCCGGATGTCAGCCGCGACCAGGCCCGGACCGAGAAGGCGATCGCCTCGCTGGAAGAGGTGGTGCGCAAATATCCGACGTCCGAATATGCGACCTCCGCCAAGGCCAAGATCGAGGGCGCGCGCGACCAACTCGCCGGCAAGGAAATGAACGTCGGCCGCTACTACATGCAGAAGAAAGACTATACGGCCGCGATCAACCGCTACAAGGCCGTGGTCACACAGTACCAGACCACGCGCCACGTCGAGGAGGCGCTGTATCGGCTCACCGAGGCCTATACGGCGATCGGCATCGTCGGCGAGGCCCAGACGGCGGCGGCCGTGCTCGGGCACAATTTTCCTGACAGCCGCTGGTACAAGGACGCCTATAATCTTGTAAAATCCGGCGGTCTCGAACCGAGCGAGAATCAGGGGTCCTGGATGAGCAGGGCCTTCAAGAAGATAGGCCTCTAG